Within Synergistaceae bacterium, the genomic segment TTGCAGTAGGAACAACTCGGAGCTCCAGGCGGCCAAAGCGCTCTTTTCAAGGCTGTCCGTCATAAATACAGTGACATCCCGCAGTACCTCTTTGACGTCTACCGTCGCCGCTCTTTTTTCATATAGTTCACCCAGCAGCTCGGGGCTTAGCTGTTCATCGGAAGCAAGAGTACCCTTTGCCTTCAGCCGTTTTTCAAGCCAGTGCAGGTTGAGTTCAGTTCCCTTTCGCAGATACCACAATAAATCGTACCAGTCCCGGCCTTTGACGCGCTTGGCGCCCCACTGGCGGTGTATTATGGCATCCATTTTGCCTGCGAAACTGGAGGACAAGCGGCATATCCGGACGGGATACTGAAATGGAAACGAGCCGTACAATGTCTCGGTCTCCGGCGCAAGGGCGAATTGTGTTTTCTCGGTGTCAATCTTCACCCTTAAACTTTCCGACCTGCTGATCGGCAGGACAATGCT encodes:
- a CDS encoding nucleotidyl transferase AbiEii/AbiGii toxin family protein, which translates into the protein MIKLGGRDARICSLLCDWQVSTIFEELKNHMAAGEKFIALEKFQNLILMGLSLRTDFFRHAAMFGGTSLRIFHDLPRFSEDLDFTVVSAALDFALLPYRESLSRFFEELGIGQVKFNVKSRAGDIAAGSIVLPISRSESLRVKIDTEKTQFALAPETETLYGSFPFQYPVRICRLSSSFAGKMDAIIHRQWGAKRVKGRDWYDLLWYLRKGTELNLHWLEKRLKAKGTLASDEQLSPELLGELYEKRAATVDVKEVLRDVTVFMTDSLEKSALAAWSSELFLLQKEKVVDAARRFILSKNGVEKHRS